Proteins encoded within one genomic window of Zestosphaera sp.:
- a CDS encoding ABC transporter permease gives MGLLSYAAKKLIVGIPVVFGVTIILFYIMYTLPGDPIRLLLAGERVTPERIEELRRAWGLDQPVYVQYFYWLSHVVRGDLGVSIVTKESVSYLIGQRLPYTLSLMLVSTILSYTIGVTAGIAAALKRGGILDGVLSIASIALYSIPGFWFGLMLMLAFGYYLRVLPISGYEGVQSLILPALSLALPSSASAMRLMRAEMIEVLNEDYVRTAWAKGLPGRRVLMVHALRNAVLPVVVMFFLDIPWLIGGAVVIETLFALPGMGRLLYVSIIRQDYAVVQGVVLIITVLTVVFNTVGDLVVAALDPRIRVERGEGV, from the coding sequence ATGGGTCTGCTCAGCTACGCTGCGAAGAAACTAATAGTAGGGATACCTGTCGTTTTTGGCGTTACAATAATACTTTTCTACATAATGTACACGCTGCCGGGAGATCCGATAAGATTACTGCTCGCTGGCGAGAGGGTGACTCCCGAGAGGATTGAGGAACTGCGCAGGGCGTGGGGGTTGGACCAGCCAGTCTACGTGCAGTACTTCTACTGGCTCTCACACGTGGTTAGGGGGGATTTAGGGGTCTCCATAGTTACTAAGGAGTCCGTCTCATACTTGATAGGTCAGAGGCTACCGTACACCTTATCACTGATGCTGGTCTCAACCATCCTGTCCTACACTATCGGGGTGACGGCAGGCATCGCTGCAGCGCTGAAAAGAGGCGGCATCCTAGACGGTGTTTTATCAATCGCCAGCATCGCCCTCTATTCAATACCTGGCTTCTGGTTCGGGCTTATGTTGATGCTTGCCTTCGGCTACTACCTCAGAGTCCTACCTATATCAGGCTACGAGGGGGTGCAGTCCCTAATCCTCCCGGCGTTGTCGCTGGCGTTGCCCTCCTCAGCCTCGGCGATGAGGCTTATGAGGGCTGAGATGATTGAAGTCCTTAACGAGGATTACGTGAGAACGGCGTGGGCGAAGGGACTTCCCGGCAGGAGGGTTTTGATGGTGCATGCCCTCAGGAACGCTGTGCTGCCGGTGGTCGTGATGTTCTTCCTGGACATACCTTGGCTCATAGGGGGTGCGGTGGTGATCGAAACCCTGTTCGCCCTACCAGGTATGGGGAGGTTGCTGTACGTATCCATAATAAGGCAGGACTACGCGGTTGTTCAGGGGGTAGTTCTGATTATAACGGTGCTTACGGTCGTCTTCAACACGGTTGGGGATTTAGTGGTGGCGGCGCTGGACCCGCGGATACGGGTGGAGAGGGGTGAGGGGGTGTGA